A single window of Nomascus leucogenys isolate Asia chromosome 18, Asia_NLE_v1, whole genome shotgun sequence DNA harbors:
- the ZNF248 gene encoding zinc finger protein 248 isoform X1, producing MNKSQEQVSFKDVCVDFTQEEWYLLDPAQKILYRDVILENYSNLVSVGYCITKPEVIFKIEQGEEPWILEKGFPSQWHPERKWKVDDVLESSQENEDDHFWELLFHNNKTVSVENGDRGRKTFNLGTDPVSLRNYPYKICDSCEMSLKNISGLIISKKNCSRKKPDEFNVCEKLLLDIRHEKIPIGEKSYKYDQKRNAINYHQDLSQPSFGQSFEYNKNGQGFRDEAAFFTNKRSQIGETVCKYNECGRTFIESLKLNISQRTHLEMEPYGCSICGKSFCMNLRFGHQRALTKDNPYEYNEYGEIFCDNSAFIIHQGAYTRKIFREYKVSDKTWEKSTLLKHQIVHMGGKSYNYNENGSNFSKKSHLTQLRRAHTGEKTFECGECGKTFWEKSNLTQHQRTHTGEKPYECTECGKAFCQKPHLTNHQRTHTGEKPYECKQCGKTFCVKSNLTEHQRTHTGEKPYECNACGKSFCHRSALTVHQRTHTGEKPFICNECGKSFCVKSNLIVHQRTHTGEKPYKCNECGKTFCEKSALTKHQRTHTGEKPYECNACGKTFSQRSVLTKHQRIHTRVKALSTS from the exons GAACAAGTGTCATTCAAGGATGTATGTGTGGACTTCACTCAGGAAGAGTGGTATCTGCTGGACCCTGCTCAGAAGATACTATACAGAGATGTGATCCTGGAAAATTATAGCAATCTTGTCTCAGTAG GGTATTGCATTACTAAACCAGAAGTGATCTTTAAGATCGAGCAAGGAGAAGAGCCCTGGATATTAGAGAAAGGATTCCCAAGCCAGTGGCACCCAG aaaggaaatggaaagttGATGACGTGTTAGAGAGCAGCCAGGAAAATGAAGATGACCATTTTTGGGAGCTTCTATtccacaacaacaaaacagtaaGTGTAGAAAATGGAGATAGAGGAAGGAAAACTTTCAATTTGGGCACAGACCCTGTTTCTTTAAGAAATTATCCCTATAAAATATGTGACTCATGTGAAatgagtttgaaaaatatttcggGCTTAATTATTAGTAAAAAGAACTGTTCCAGAAAGAAGCCTGATGAGTTTAATGTATGTGAGAAATTGCTCCTTGATATTAGGCATGAGAAAATCCCTATTGGAGAGAAGTCTTATAAATATGATCAAAAAAGGAATGCCATTAATTATCACCAGGATCTCAGTCAGCCAAGTTTTGGCCAATCTTTTGAGTATAATAAAAATGGACAAGGCTTCCGTGATGAGGCAgcattttttacaaataagaGATCTCAGATAGGAGAGACAGTCTGTAAATATAACGAATGTGGAAGAACCTTCATTGAAAGTTTAAAGCTCAATATATCTCAAAGAACTCATTTGGAAATGGAGCCGTATGGATGCAGTATTTGTGGGAAGTCCTTCTGTATGAATTTAAGGTTTGGACATCAGAGAGCTCTTACAAAGGACAATCCTTATGAATATAATGAATATGGGGAAATCTTCTGTGACAATTCAGCTTTCATTATCCATCAGGGAGCTTACACAAGAAAGATTTTCCGTGAATATAAAGTGAGTGACAAAACCTGGGAAAAGTCAACTCTCTTAAAACATCAGATAGTACACATGGGGGGAAAGTCTTACAATTACAATGAAAATGGAAGTAATTTCAGCAAGAAGTCACATCTTACCCAGCTTCGGAGAGCTCACACAGGAGAAAAAACCTTTGAATGTGGTGAATGTGGGAAAACCTTCTGGGAGAAGTCAAACCTCACTCAACATCAGAGAACACACACAGGAGAGAAGCCCTATGAATGTactgaatgtgggaaagccttttgCCAGAAACCGCACCTGACCAACCATCAGCGAACACATACAGGagaaaaaccctatgaatgtaagcaaTGTGGAAAAACATTCTGTGTGAAGTCAAACCTCACTGAACATCAGAGAACACACACGGGGGAGAAGCCCTATGAATGTAATGCATGTGGGAAATCCTTCTGCCACAGATCAGCCCTCACCGTCCATCAGAGAACACACACAGGGGAGAAACCATTTAtatgtaatgaatgtggaaaatCCTTCTGTGTGAAGTCAAACCTCATTGTACATCAAAGAACTCACACTGGGGAGAAACCATATaagtgtaatgaatgtgggaaaacctTCTGTGAAAAATCAGCTCTCACTAAACATCAGAGGACTCACACAGGGGAGAAGCCATATGAGTGTAATGCATGTGGGAAGACCTTTAGTCAGAGGTCAGTGCTCACcaaacatcagagaattcacacgAGGGTGAAAGCTCTTTCAACATCCTGA
- the ZNF248 gene encoding zinc finger protein 248 isoform X4 has protein sequence MNKSQEQVSFKDVCVDFTQEEWYLLDPAQKILYRDVILENYSNLVSVGYCITKPEVIFKIEQGEEPWILEKGFPSQWHPERKWKVDDVLESSQENEDDHFWELLFHNNKTH, from the exons GAACAAGTGTCATTCAAGGATGTATGTGTGGACTTCACTCAGGAAGAGTGGTATCTGCTGGACCCTGCTCAGAAGATACTATACAGAGATGTGATCCTGGAAAATTATAGCAATCTTGTCTCAGTAG GGTATTGCATTACTAAACCAGAAGTGATCTTTAAGATCGAGCAAGGAGAAGAGCCCTGGATATTAGAGAAAGGATTCCCAAGCCAGTGGCACCCAG aaaggaaatggaaagttGATGACGTGTTAGAGAGCAGCCAGGAAAATGAAGATGACCATTTTTGGGAGCTTCTATtccacaacaacaaaaca
- the ZNF248 gene encoding zinc finger protein 248 isoform X3: protein MNKSQEQVSFKDVCVDFTQEEWYLLDPAQKILYRDVILENYSNLVSVGYCITKPEVIFKIEQGEEPWILEKGFPSQWHPERKWKVDDVLESSQENEDDHFWELLFHNNKTWNLKLIKVE, encoded by the exons GAACAAGTGTCATTCAAGGATGTATGTGTGGACTTCACTCAGGAAGAGTGGTATCTGCTGGACCCTGCTCAGAAGATACTATACAGAGATGTGATCCTGGAAAATTATAGCAATCTTGTCTCAGTAG GGTATTGCATTACTAAACCAGAAGTGATCTTTAAGATCGAGCAAGGAGAAGAGCCCTGGATATTAGAGAAAGGATTCCCAAGCCAGTGGCACCCAG aaaggaaatggaaagttGATGACGTGTTAGAGAGCAGCCAGGAAAATGAAGATGACCATTTTTGGGAGCTTCTATtccacaacaacaaaaca TGGAATCTGAAGCTTATAAAAGTTGAATGA
- the ZNF248 gene encoding zinc finger protein 248 isoform X2 produces MSLKNISGLIISKKNCSRKKPDEFNVCEKLLLDIRHEKIPIGEKSYKYDQKRNAINYHQDLSQPSFGQSFEYNKNGQGFRDEAAFFTNKRSQIGETVCKYNECGRTFIESLKLNISQRTHLEMEPYGCSICGKSFCMNLRFGHQRALTKDNPYEYNEYGEIFCDNSAFIIHQGAYTRKIFREYKVSDKTWEKSTLLKHQIVHMGGKSYNYNENGSNFSKKSHLTQLRRAHTGEKTFECGECGKTFWEKSNLTQHQRTHTGEKPYECTECGKAFCQKPHLTNHQRTHTGEKPYECKQCGKTFCVKSNLTEHQRTHTGEKPYECNACGKSFCHRSALTVHQRTHTGEKPFICNECGKSFCVKSNLIVHQRTHTGEKPYKCNECGKTFCEKSALTKHQRTHTGEKPYECNACGKTFSQRSVLTKHQRIHTRVKALSTS; encoded by the coding sequence atgagtttgaaaaatatttcggGCTTAATTATTAGTAAAAAGAACTGTTCCAGAAAGAAGCCTGATGAGTTTAATGTATGTGAGAAATTGCTCCTTGATATTAGGCATGAGAAAATCCCTATTGGAGAGAAGTCTTATAAATATGATCAAAAAAGGAATGCCATTAATTATCACCAGGATCTCAGTCAGCCAAGTTTTGGCCAATCTTTTGAGTATAATAAAAATGGACAAGGCTTCCGTGATGAGGCAgcattttttacaaataagaGATCTCAGATAGGAGAGACAGTCTGTAAATATAACGAATGTGGAAGAACCTTCATTGAAAGTTTAAAGCTCAATATATCTCAAAGAACTCATTTGGAAATGGAGCCGTATGGATGCAGTATTTGTGGGAAGTCCTTCTGTATGAATTTAAGGTTTGGACATCAGAGAGCTCTTACAAAGGACAATCCTTATGAATATAATGAATATGGGGAAATCTTCTGTGACAATTCAGCTTTCATTATCCATCAGGGAGCTTACACAAGAAAGATTTTCCGTGAATATAAAGTGAGTGACAAAACCTGGGAAAAGTCAACTCTCTTAAAACATCAGATAGTACACATGGGGGGAAAGTCTTACAATTACAATGAAAATGGAAGTAATTTCAGCAAGAAGTCACATCTTACCCAGCTTCGGAGAGCTCACACAGGAGAAAAAACCTTTGAATGTGGTGAATGTGGGAAAACCTTCTGGGAGAAGTCAAACCTCACTCAACATCAGAGAACACACACAGGAGAGAAGCCCTATGAATGTactgaatgtgggaaagccttttgCCAGAAACCGCACCTGACCAACCATCAGCGAACACATACAGGagaaaaaccctatgaatgtaagcaaTGTGGAAAAACATTCTGTGTGAAGTCAAACCTCACTGAACATCAGAGAACACACACGGGGGAGAAGCCCTATGAATGTAATGCATGTGGGAAATCCTTCTGCCACAGATCAGCCCTCACCGTCCATCAGAGAACACACACAGGGGAGAAACCATTTAtatgtaatgaatgtggaaaatCCTTCTGTGTGAAGTCAAACCTCATTGTACATCAAAGAACTCACACTGGGGAGAAACCATATaagtgtaatgaatgtgggaaaacctTCTGTGAAAAATCAGCTCTCACTAAACATCAGAGGACTCACACAGGGGAGAAGCCATATGAGTGTAATGCATGTGGGAAGACCTTTAGTCAGAGGTCAGTGCTCACcaaacatcagagaattcacacgAGGGTGAAAGCTCTTTCAACATCCTGA